Genomic window (Macrobrachium rosenbergii isolate ZJJX-2024 chromosome 48, ASM4041242v1, whole genome shotgun sequence):
aggagacaggccaccatccaaaaggtgggcagaaatccagttttgatgacagaggcaaaattgcctatgtctcgaactggtatacccaacctgaagtggacctgacagccatttatttccttaaggagacaggccaccatccaaaggtgggcagaaatccagttttgatgacagaggcaaagttgcctatgtctcgaactggtatacccaaccttaagtggacctgatagccactgatttccttaaggagacaggccaccatccaaaaggtgggcagaaaccagttttgatgacagaggcaaaattgcctatgtctcgaactggtatacccaaccttaagtggacctgatagccactgatttccttaaggagacaggccaccatccaaaaggtgggcagaaatccagtttcgatgacagagactaagttgcctatgtctcaaactggtatacccaaacttaagtggacctgacatccactgatttccttaaggagacaggccaccatccaaaaggtgggcagaaatccagttttgatgacagaggcaaagttgcctatgtctcgaactggtatacccaacattaagtggacctgacagccatttatttccttaaggagacaggccaccatccataaggtaggcagaaatccagttttgatgacagaggcaaaattgcctatgtcttgaactggtatacccaaccttagtggacctgatagccactgatttccttaaggagacaggccaccatccaaaagatgggcagaaatccagtttcaatgacagaggcaaagttgcctatgtctcgaactggtatacccaacctcaagtggacctgacagccatttatttccttaagaagacaggccaccatccaaacaATGGGTAGAAATCCAGtctcgatgacagaggcaaagttgcctctgtctcgaactggtatacccaacctgaagtggacctgacagccatttatttccttaaggagacaggccaccatccaaaaggtgggcagaaatccagttttgatgacagagacTAAGTTGCAtttgtctcaaactggtatacccaacctgaaTTGGTAGTGATAGCCACTgattttcttaaggagacaggccacgaTTCAacaggtgggcagaaatccagtttcgatgatggaggctaagttgcctatgtctcgaactggtatacccaaccttaagtggacctgatagccactgattttcttaaggagacaggccaccatccaaaaggtgggcagaaatccagtttcgatggcagaggtaaagttgcctatgtctcgaacttgTATACCTAACCTTAATAGgccctgacagccactgatttccttaaggagacaggcaaccatccaaaaggtgggcagaaatccagtttcaatgacagaggatatgtctcgaactggtataccctaacttaagtgggcctgacagctactgatttcttTTAGCAGATGAGCTTAATGAGCTTGACCAATGACATCCAGAGAACTCTATGAGACAAATGAATGGGTCACAGACTGGCCTGATGACTGTGTTGTCGAACGCACACCAAAGGCTTCTAGGGAGGAACCCCAGACACACCTTCCGAGGAACCTCAGAGGGTGTGGGGGAACACCCTCAGAGGAATCCCAGAAGATGTGGGGGAACACCTTCAGAGGAACCTCGGAGGGTGTGGGGGAACACCTTCAGAGGAACCTCGGAAGTTGTTGGGGGAAACTCCTTCAGAGGAACCTGGGAAGGCGTGGGGGCACGCCTTCAAAGGAACCTAGGAAGGATCTTGGAGTTCCTCCCATGCCGCCAGAGGTGCGTCTTCGACCCTGCAGTCATCAAGTCAACCCGTGACTCATCCATATTGCCCCTCGGATTTCTCAAATCTTGTGTCCTTCTTGCTGCACTGCCAGCCAGAATTCCTCCATCAGCTACTGGTGGCTGGCATTGTGATCACCTCTGCTGTCTGTCCCTCCTGGATTGCTGCCTCAGATTGGACTTCCTCAGCAATCCTTTCGTTCGTCTCCCTGAATTACATCCTCCACCATCTGAGTCAGGTCCTCCCACTGCTTCCCGTAGTCATCCTTCTCTTGCTGGGCATTGTGGTACATTCTGTACTGTTCCTCTTCTACCTTTCGCACTTGTTCATATCGGTCCTCTTCCTGGCCTTGGTCTTTTCCCTCAGCTGTTTCAACACAATTGTGTGGCTTCTCTTCTTTGCTGTTGTTGTCCAGGCTTTTGTTTCTACAGTCCAGTGCGATGTGTTCCAGAAGGAAGTTTCTCTGAGCAGTCCCATGGAGGAGTGCCATTAACATATACTTATCATGGTTCCTCAGTTCTTCTTCCTGCATCCTTAGGTGGTCCCTGACACGGTTTTGTTCTTTAattgttttctcctcctccattctACACTTTTCTCTCAATCTTTCGCATTCTTTCTGAAGGCTGATGTTCCTCTGGGTCTCATTGGCGAGGTTTTTCTTGAGCTCACAATTTCTGTCTTCAAGCCTCGAGTTTTCTCCTTCAGTGAGCTCCAGTTGTCGTTGGAGAGCCATGTGGTCCTCTTTCATGTCCAAAATCTGATTTTCTAGTACTCCCAGGTGCAATTGGTCCTTCTCAGCTTCTATAGCTCTACGTACCAGTAATTCCTGCTGATGGTTtactttcctctccttctcttcattTGTCCTCTTAAAAGAGTCCCTCTCTGTAGCAAGCGCTTGATTGTTTGCTGCGATTTCATTCAGTCTGAGGTTCAGTTCATTGGCCTTCTCAAAAGCGCTCTCCAGTTCTCTATCTTTCTCAACCATCGTTTGCTGGAAGACactttgtaattttctttcgTCATCGTCTCTCTTCCTTAACAAGTGATCTTTCTCCTTCAGTTGGTTCTCTAGAGATGCTATGTTATTCATAAGTTCCTTTTGTAAGGTTTCCATGCCATCACCTCGGACTACAGCCAGTTCATAATCATCTTCCAACTTTCGTTTTTCAGCTTGCAATTGTTCCTTTTCAATGTTCAGATGTTCGATTTCTCTTCTCAGTTCTGTTCCCTCAGCTCCTTTCTTTTCTAGCAGAAGATCCTTGTCCAAAATTTGGTTTTGAAGCCACACAATTTCTTTCTTAGCCTCGTCCAACAGGTGTTCCAGTTGTAGTCCTCTGTGAACTTGACTGATTTCCAGTTCCTTCGCTGACATCTGTTTTTCCTCATCCAGTTGTTCTGGATGTTGTCTCAGCAACTGGGGTTCTTGGTTGTTGTCTTCCAGTTctatttcttcctcctcatcagAGCTGTCGAGTATTTCAGATTCAaaaatttcttcctcctcctcctcctcctcttcctcaacgCTGTAGAGTTCTTCAGTTCCgaaaatttcctcctcctcctcctcctcctcatccgaGTTTTCCATATCTTCGGTTTCCAGAATTGCGTCCAAAGTGGGCACCTCCAGGTCGTCTTCTTCATGATCAAGGTCGTCGCATCCAGTGAGTTTAAACTTCCAGTAAACAGCCAAGACCACCGCCAAGGCCCCTGCCATCAAGGCCATCCAAGGGACGGCACCGGCAAAGGCTGACGTCTCAATGGCTCCGCTGTTTGGTCGAGTTTCCACGACCTCTGGGCTACAAGACTCGGCGACGACGGCATGATGAAGACTTTCCCGTAAGCGTCCAGTAATTCCTCGAGCGCGAAGTAGGTTGAATAAGTCTTCCTCGATTGAAACGTATAATTCACAAGCAATGAGTACGAGTACGAGCACATTCCATGCAAATACTTGAAAGGCAAACATTATGCAAAATGTTAACCGTTTACTCTGGCTGTCACTAAGGCTAGTTTTAGAATCTGCCACGGCCTTGATACGTGTCCGAAGGAGCGAGCGGGATTCCTTCAGAGTCCTCAATGAGGACTCCTAAGGAATCCCGCTGGGCGCTGGAGTCTTCCTCGGAAcggatttttcttcttcttctttgcttccaGAAGAATGATGAGGACTCCTCATCATTCTTGGCTCGTCTCCAGAGAATTCTTCTTCTCCCTGGCTTTCTCCGTCTtcctccttctttttttcttcttcgcctCCTTCGTTGAGGAGTTCTGAAGACAGTCAGTCTCCAGGTGCTCCTGGAGGCGCCGCTTCTAAAGAAGTTCCTCGAAGAATCCAAGCCTCGTCCAAGGAATCCCAAGGAATCCTCAGAAATCGTAATCCCCAACCCTCACCTCAGCTGAAATCATAAGACTAATTTTCCCTGTCTAATATTCTCCTCTATCTGTCTACTGACGTcagtttctctgtttctctttttttcatatttctcaagtTTACTGATGCCATATTTCGCTTTGTTGGTTCTGTTTTATCTTTCATGAAAGGATGCCTAGATATTCGTCTTTTccatttgctattattattattattattattattattattattattattattattattattattattattattattattattattattattattataataataataattattattattattattattattattattattattattatttcgggtataggccctctttcaaacatgttttgttgaatatgatggcagccttggtagCATTAATCtagtagattattcgttcaactcttccaTAATCCCTTTTTCTTCTGCAGTAACACgtagggtttttttatttatacaaatatcaaaagtcgcaggtaatggaaattccgagggcggggtctaaaaacgagtgcaggggtcgtcagtgcttctgggatcgtAGGTCCTGGACCCCGCCttcggaatttccattacctgcgacttttgacatttttataaataaaaaacccctacaatgaactttggcattttactcaGTTCTggtactgaagaagaaaaaagaataattagaagagttgaacgaatattcaacaaaacatattattattattattaaccaaacaaaaacttctttcagttttcttctgaagatgtaaagagaaacccacaagattcctgtgtataacttgtttacttgtaaatatttacgttacttttaaactcgagtactttcaggtcctaactgtgaccctttttcaagagatgaggtagtcagactggttcaaggcccagcaatcttctggaacttattctccctgtgctgttatttatatgatggctgtcctggtttccattctcttgagagttgttaatctcctcctgtcggtctgatatcctgatctgatggtcagtggtattaacccttgtggtatgtgagtagtcaccatcggtctgttgggcaggagacctaacctccaggtcagaagggtcgatcttaaagatcggcttatgggatcttctgaggtaaatcctttgtttccttcaatcactttaatctgtctgatgagtgccccttccactaccctcctatgactgatgttattgcttttgtatatatgcctactgtttttaaaatccatcctatggtccttttcccaacaatgcctggCTATAGCACTCCCCCGTGAGTTGggctgtactgccctcctgtgttcttgcattctagtccttattcccctacctgtttcacccacatatttgtctccacaattgttgcaattaattatgtatactccccctatatcatctgcattactgtcttctccttccaatttatttttacatactttgttttttacggtgttgtcaaaggtatacacaaatttttatttaatttctttcattttttatgtaatttgtgtatacctttgacagcaccgtaaaaaacaaagtatgtaaaaataaattgaaggagaagacagtaatgcagatgatatagggggagtatacataattaattgcaacaattgtggagacaaatatgtgggtgaaacaggtaggggaataaggactagaatccaagaacacaggagggcatccaccctccactcatcaaatatgccaaattgcagccctctagcctcagtagtttttaattcatttaaggttaaatttagccataatcgtttctggcaacgatataggataggccaccaccgggctgtagttaaagcttcatgggcctcggctcatacagcattataccgagagcaccgagAGATAgacatattttcggtggccttgattatccgttgtagcggctgtacagaaaactcgattgcgccgaagaaactcctgcgcattttttactttattcgttCATTCAATTGccagatatattaaaattcatatatatcacgGGAAAACTTGTTTTATACTGTGAGTCTCTATTTGTATGTCTAAAAATACCTCATGAATTCATGCTTGACTTGAaagcaaatatacagtatacgaaTATGAGAACAtgtaaacctacacacacacacacacacacacacatatatatatatatatgtatatataaacatgtgtttgcatgtgtatatacacaacattcatacaagaaaaagatgaatcacgagagaaagagaggctagaatatataaagaaatcgcCCCCTAAGTAATGTTTGATGGATTTAAAGGTGCGATTGAATTTGGAATATAGAAGTAACCAActattgctattatatatatatatatatatatatatatatatatatatatatatatatatatatatatatatatatatatatatatatagtgttaaatATAATACTATGCAGAACATCAGGCAGAATGAAATGATATTTTagattcccctcccccctctctctctctctctctctctctctctctctctctcacacacacacacagtgtgtattCTGGGAAGTTCGTATCCATATTTTCATCACATGTCTTGGGCGAAATTCATGGAGGAACCTCTCGGCATAGGGACGAATTGACTGAAAGTCgctgagagtatatatatatatatatatatatatatatatatatatatatatatatatatatatatatatatatatatatatatatatatatatatatatatatcagtatattacGAAGAAGAGACACAGACCCAGGTATGACGCAATGCTCGAACTAAGCAGTCATTAATTTGTAGTCATTAATGactaaaaataatctcttaatatatatttacaacctCTATGCCTATACAACTTGATAAACCTAATTTACTGAGCAAGAAAATTGGGTCATCTGTTAAAGAGTATGCTTTTCTCCTCTGAGGAAAGAGGTTCATCTGGACACTTAAATGTCAGGAAACCGAATGACTGAATCAATCACTATACCTTATCATTCCTCAATcttcacaaaacaaagcaaaaaatttaaatttcattgatTGCTGATAAGGTTAAGCCAGGatgtgttgttattgttattattattattattattattattattattattattattattattattattattattattattatttgtgtaataaaaatccacaattatatagtaaatatattactatgtaaaatatgtaaatatatttatgtaatatgtaatataattactatataattgtggatttttagtacacagattgtttttcacgaaattgtgaatctattatcattattattattattattattattattattattattattattattattattattattattattattattattatttcagtagatgaaacctattcacatggaacaagcccactacaggggccatcgacttaaaattcaaacttccaaagaatgtcggtttcagcctcccaccgcaggcCCCACACTgcatcagtgactgatcatgatgcagagccattgatttttcatcgccctgggggagacgcgaacccgccacatctgagtggcgcgccacgacactaaccactataccagcggaccggCTCAATATTCACTCAGTTTGTTGGTTTCTTAGTCTTCACTGCGACCAGTGGCCTCTCACATCAGACGCCTATGGTTTATTGCATGTTTTGTAAGCACTGTTtcctgggatgaggttgctagccccatgcccagGCAGATGGCCGCAGGAGCTTGCGTGCAAACGACATCTGGTGTTCGCTCAGTAAAGTATTATTCATATCTAAGGGGTACTTTAGAAGACTCTAAGTAACTATGCAATGAAAAGAATATCTTTGTGAAGGCTGACAAGATTTGCATGGCTTGGAATTTccggtggtggtggggggggcgACTGGGAGGGGTAATGGTgacaatgaaaaaaggaaaatcacaTTGAATTTTGATTATCACGAAAGATTGAAACTAGTTGACGTAATAGTTTAGTTCAAGTAGAAATTCCTCACAATATTGCATTCTTCATTTACCAAGACTTAACGAATTCCATCATAACTTTCAGAGGAAAACAATAAACCTCTTTCCTGGTTTATAATTCCAAATATAATCGTCAACGTACCACAGTAAAGTACAAGGGAATAATCACATGACCATAATAAccacaattattgttattatgctaTTTACCAAATTAATTTCATTCCAACCAGTCAAACGACCCAAAACCACGGCAGAACAACATCACAAACATCtgaacaaacaagaaacaaacgTGAACACACGAAACAAACTTCTGTCTACCGAGCACCATAAATCAACGGAAATCAACGGGAGATAAAATACTTGACGTCTCCCATCATGAGCTGAATgatttaaataacataaaaggcATAAGATACAAGTTGAGAGGATTACTGCTAATCCTTGATCCAAGTGCTTATAACGATGTTTTTTTCTATGGCAAAATGTCAAGCGATGATGATGAGTATTGGgtctgttaagttttttttttttatctttcattcgcaactattaaaattaatatactgaTCTTTGGGTCTGTACGgagtctgttatttttattttattttagtcgtagatatagaaattaatatattggTCTTTGGGTCTGTATACGgagtctgttaatttttttttaattttagtcgtaaatattaaagttaatatattGGTCTTTGGGTCTGTACGgagtctgttaattttttttttttattttagtcgtaaatattaaaattaatatattgatcTTTGGGTCTGTACGGAgtctgttaatttttgttttattttagtcgtaaatattaaaattgatatattgatctTTGGGTCTGTACGGAGTCtgttagttttttatttccttttagtcgtcactattaaaattaatatatttatctttggGTCTGTATGGAGctgttaatttcttaaaattttatttcattcgtcagtattataattaatatattgatCTTTGGGTCAATATGTAATCATTTAATATTAAAGTGCATGAAGTTAAAAGGTCAATGTTTATTTCTGGGATTCAATATTCAGAAAAATCACATTTTAATATGCTAGAAAATTCTACTCTtcaagaaataactttacatattAATTAGGACAAATGGCATACTGGACTCATTTAAGCTCTGGCTCGCAAAGAAGcctaaaaaattttcttcatacaTCTAAGTTGATTTTAACAGTAAGTGTAAAccaaatttttgctttttcaagCGAAAGCTTCCTGATTACACATCTTCAATTCCATAGCTTAAAATATGGAGGGTTATACGAACtgtggaaaaacaaaagcagaaatataCTGAAGTCTGATCGTTGAGGATAATGagatattattacataaaaaagatTAACAACAGGAGCGTCCGGAAAtctgcaaaactctctctctctctctctctctctctctctctctctctctctctctctctctctctctctctctctctctctctctcaaaatctagGGGACTGTTGTCAGTCATTGCCAGTCGCAAGGTCGACCTTTGGAGAAATTTGAACAAAATTCAATACATAATTTTTGCGTTAGCATACTAACGACcaacaaacatgcaaaaatacCCCTAATCCTAATATTATCTCTCCAAGTTTCTGATTACTGATTTTTGATGAGGTGGCTGGCCCGAAACCAATGACTGTATAATTGCCACAGGAGCTAATGTGCCAACAATGTATGAGTTTCATGGCCAAAatgttaactaaaataaaatcaactgcAACTATAAACATGAGTATCAAGATCTCTACTGACAAGAGTTTTCTTCCAAAATCATTCATAACGTGAACACATTTATGGAGCAACCAGAAATACCTATGGACCtcctatactgccctaaaatggaagactgcagtatctgcaaaaatacaaagctgagaaaaatgttagatactcccttgccttactactgattttgcagatactgcaaatgggaccccctatataaagcattgaagaatcattctgaaactgcagtaacttatgtattagtgtttcacgaacccaataggtggcatgtctcaatttcgaaaattttgcagatactgcagttttccactttagggcagTATAGCTTGGACACGATGATAACAAGAAAGATGATTTGGAAGAAGGacgagaattccaaaacttgcaTTTACTTAACTGATGAAACTAGCATTCTGAGCACATTGGCAAAGTGATATGTGTTATATACCAACCTCTGACCAATTTCTCCTCCCTAGGCGCATTCAGACTGATAAATGTTAACAAGAAACCGTTATGGTTCTTGCATGGTAGATAAGACGACAATTTTTCCAACAGATGAGTTTGTGGAGCACAGAATGTCCTAGGTGGCAGGTATTTCATGAATGAAAGTCATGGTCACAAGGTCACAAGGTCATTA
Coding sequences:
- the LOC136831669 gene encoding trichohyalin-like, which codes for MAGALAVVLAVYWKFKLTGCDDLDHEEDDLEVPTLDAILETEDMENSDEEEEEEEEIFGTEELYSVEEEEEEEEEEIFESEILDSSDEEEEIELEDNNQEPQLLRQHPEQLDEEKQMSAKELEISQVHRGLQLEHLLDEAKKEIVWLQNQILDKDLLLEKKGAEGTELRREIEHLNIEKEQLQAEKRKLEDDYELAVVRGDGMETLQKELMNNIASLENQLKEKDHLLRKRDDDERKLQSVFQQTMVEKDRELESAFEKANELNLRLNEIAANNQALATERDSFKRTNEEKERKVNHQQELLVRRAIEAEKDQLHLGVLENQILDMKEDHMALQRQLELTEGENSRLEDRNCELKKNLANETQRNISLQKECERLREKCRMEEEKTIKEQNRVRDHLRMQEEELRNHDKYMLMALLHGTAQRNFLLEHIALDCRNKSLDNNSKEEKPHNCVETAEGKDQGQEEDRYEQVRKVEEEQYRMYHNAQQEKDDYGKQWEDLTQMVEDVIQGDERKDC